The segment TGCTTTGGTAAGAAAGTGGGAGGAATTTGACATATTAGTACCCCCTTTACCAATGCTAGGCTACAACACACTTTCTACAACTACTTTACACacctctctctatatatatatagtcaatCATTTCCCATCTCCCCTCCCTTCTCATTTCTCCTACACAAACCACTCtcaaacaacttttttttctctcctccCTCCGCCATCACAACTatcaccaccaccatcaccGACATGTCGGATAAAAAGTGTAGCCACCACAAGAGCAAGAAGAAAAAGCTAATTCGACGTATTTTTGCTGGAGTTCTTATCTTCCTCTTCTTAGCTCTTCTCACTATCCTCATAGTATGGGCCGTACTTCACCCCAAAAAACCTCGTTTCATTCTCCAAGACACAACTATCTTTACCTTCAACGTATCCGCCCCAAACATCTTCTCGACCTCTATCCAAACCACAATATATGCTCGAAACCCTAATAGCAAAATCGGAATTTATTATGATAGCATGCATGTATACGCTACGTATCATAATCAACAAATCACGTATTACACGCAGATACCCCAGGTGTATCAAGGCCATAAGGATGTGAACATATGGTCCCCGTTTGTTTATGGGAATAACATCCCGATCGCTCCGTATAACGGGCCGGGCCTGTCAGAGGATCAACAAAACGGTGGCGTTTGGTTGGATTTTAAGATTGATGGACGGGTAAAATGGAAAGTGGGGTCCATAACAACGGGCCATTACCATCTGCATGTCACGTGCTCTGCTTACGTGCCACTTGGTGATCGGCCCGGTTACGGAGGGGTTATGGTTGGAAATAACGCCGTTAAGTATCAACTAGCCCGGGATTGCTCCGTCAGTGTTTGAAATAACGACCGTCAAGTTTGTCTCGATcaattctcttttcttatttaaaataaatgttttgttCCTTTATAGTTGATgaaattgtatatttttcttttaaaaaaatatttaaaattgggAAGGGAAAAAAATGGGGAATTCATAATCTTGTTATTACaggttataatttattatatatcattatattattgtttttttttataacaataatatattcaatgcGATCTCAGTAGTATGTTAAtcttatttctatatttttatagaaTAATAAAACTGTTTTTTTATAGATACtcaacttaaaatattattcgAAGCACGGAATTATTGAAcctatatttttgttttctttcttttagaaaaaaaaaaaaaagtgaaacaaTTATTGTTGTGTTGTGGTATACAAGTTGTCAGCATCTTTGATTTTTAGTATTATAAATgcttttaatttgatattttaagaaATGGCTAAACTTGATGTTTACTCTTTCCTACTtctgttttaaatttatgtgatTCACTTTTTTATCgtaaaaatttcatttcttgtttaatgaaatgatgtaaatCATAAagttcataaataataataattttttaaactttttttattatttaattaaataataacacGTAAATTAAgacgaaaataatattttagaccATAAAAATagcattaattaaaatttgccAAAATGTATGGTCCATAGGAACATATGAGCTGTATATTCGTTATGTCTATATGaatttaagataaataaaagTTTATAAGCCCATGTGATTACACGTTTTGTTTACTCTAAAAGTCAATGAGAAATATCAATTTAGGGGTACGATGTGGATGGAGTTGctcttttcttaattaaaattttttaaatttgagtgTGAATTGTTTTGCTAGGGAGAGCTTTCCTCCGTATAAAATAGTCAAGTTTCAATAAAGATATTGAACactaaatgaaaaattaaaaaatgtatagTAATTTAGAGGtaacgaaaaaaatattaataaaaaaagtaaaatcgagACTTTTGataaaagacaaatatataCTGAAAGTTTTCTTATAGTCACAGTAATTcaatatcaaaaattattttaaatcataatttttctaaaaatatttttaaactttaaattaaatcaaactatatcATATAAAcgtaatgaaaaaaataaataatccaaGAGTGTTCTAGTGGGAAACTATCATCATCATCCATTATAGGCTTATAGTTAATGgatgaaataaacaaaataaaaatggctaaatttgtaattttaacaAAGAGATAAGATTTTCAAATTGTAGATAtactttcaaattaaatatcattTCTAAAATTAgagcatttctttttttttcttcttactaaaatgataaagtttctctttttttaaaaaaaaaaaaaagtaatctaAAAATAGGTTTTGGGAAAATGCCTTTTACTTAGAAGTACTATATTTATATTTCGAGAAAAACACAACtttctcaaaataaataagagatGCTTTCGATTACGTTTTTCAAATTAGATGTCTCAAATTTAATCTATGTGAATGAGAAAATATATCTTAATAAGGTGTATTTCCCCTTCTAATGATGGGCTTTATACgataaagtttaaatttattaaaaatcaaaaataaatattaaataacaaataatcGCGAAAacgtaaaaataaataacttttgGGATTAAGAAATTTATTGTAGACATATATAAGTGAATCATATGAAATGGCTAACAACTCATAAAGACAACAAACTATTTTAGCTAAAAGAATAgaataattttctctttaatgtatttttcctaaaatatatagtttttaaaatgGAGTAATTAACTTTGATTAATGAGATATTTGCTTTGCTGGAAataccttttttaaaatattaatttaattattattataaataaataagagatGTTTGTTAGTGCTTAagagaacaaaaacaaaatagacTTTTGTTTTTAGGTGTAAGAAGAAATTAATAGATTATATAATCTAAACTTAGAAATTGATGGATGGATAACCTAATAATGTGAGCTTACTCTCAAACAAGCATATAGAGTGGGTGTTCGATacggagaaaaatatttttgatttgtttggttatagtttttgaattattttctttatgaaagtAAGTTGCAAAGAATATATGATTACACGAAATTATATTGACCAATACATATGATTCGATGAAAATATCaatgtaagaaaaataattttcttaatggaagtaaggaaaaataatttcgTCTTAGAAGTGTCATTCCTTCTCGATAGTGTCTTCCCACTCTCCAACACGAGCATCATTACCTCTTATAGAATTTGTCTAGAATGAGTTGTCCAAAGTTATAATTTCGTTAAAGCTTAGTTGTTTTAAGCGACTTCAAATatctaataatatatttgatataatctAACAAGATTATCGACTTTATATACACAAATATATAGACTTGCGAGTGAACTTCAATACGATGTTTAccacattaaataattttaaagaactCAATATGGCGCGTCATTTTTACCATACAACTCAAGTATTTATTGCTTTACCACTTCATTTACCCGGTCGATTCTACCCTTACATCGATAAAAGTGATCAATAAACGTTATTTCATCTACACGATACCGATTTATGGATATTATGGTAAGTAATAATTTGTTAATAACTTATATACTAGCTTACTATTTCTGAAGGATATGGAGCCCAATAAATACTCTTTGGGCTTGGGCTTGGGCTTAGCCATGGGAGTGTGTGTTTGGCATGatccaaatataaaaataaattgtatttcGGATTTTTTATCCACCGTCCGATATCTATTTTGGACTTCAACTAAGACCTCGATTTAGAAAGAAATTAATCGTATGCATCCCACCATAACCTTTGGTTCTCTAACAACAACACACTCAATGAACCTCCGTCAAAACTACATCCCTTCTACTTCTAGGTTTGAAGCCATTGCGGATCAGGACAACTCAACGTAATTGGAGGCCTAAAACCATATTTTCAGAAAAAgtgcaatttttttgtttactttataatgataaaataaattttagaaaacgaagtttagcttcttttttttattattttatttagcataattcaaattcaaaatatttaaacaacCAAATATTAATTCTAAAGGgccactttttttttcaaaacttttatgTAACGGAATTATTGTAACTTGACCTTTTTGTATGTGAAAACTAAGAGTCTATTTGAATGgcgttttaatttattgtattaataataataatttatgactttctggttttcttttgtaattttattttaaagtgttttaaaatgtcttttttatattatgtaaatattataaaaatgctTTCAAGTTGTTTGGACTTAAAAgagtttaaaataaatcaattcaaacaAACTCTTTATTTAAAACTAATAACAGTAAAATAACAAATCGTTATTACTTGCATTCGAGTAAACTGTCTACGTAATACCTTTTTGagatatattttcattttatacccttttttttatatgaaaactaaaaaatctCTCCAAATAGAATTTAAACCTACAACTAATCAATTAACAATTTCACCATTAAGCTAAGAAAGTACAACGAAGTTAGTATCCgtttgaattgacttattttaggtgtttttaagccaaaataacttttaaatcgTTTTAAAATGTTTAGGTAAAGTTAAAAAGTGTTTATAAGCACTTATTTTTAAagccaaaataacaaaaataagtcaaaaatcatacATTACAAATCATAAGTTataatttttgatttataaGTCATAAGCtaaaagtcaatccaaacagaCCTTCAATATTGGAAATCCACTCTCGTTCTTTGGACACAACCTATAACCTAATTAAAACGATCACTCCTTTTCACATCACGATAATAGTAAAACGATATACACATCATACTCTTCAGACCCCCACTCGTAAAATTACACGAAATATAGCTTGTTTATAAAAGCAAGCTCAAAAACAAAGTAAcacaacacacaaaaaaattatttagtcacaacattaaaaaaaacaatatgatagtaataataataatcataataataataccatATTGTCTAATGGattgaataataatatctcAATAATCCAACAAataataaaaccaaaaaaattaccAATCAAGATTACATTGAGTCCTCTTAAAAGTACCATTACCTTTAAATGGTACTTTTAAATCACAATTAATTATTGGCTTAATCTTCTTAGTCttaatccaaataaatttaaacctAATCCTCAAATAAAGCCTTAATCCAATTTGATAAACCCCAGTATCCTTCTCAATATTATATTCGGATCCTAATTGAACCGAATCCTGACCCGTAAACACCAAATTCAAATCGGTAGTGTTTTTGTGACCCTGATAAAACGGGTCGGGTTTCACAATCGAGAAATTTTGGCCGTGATACATAGCCCTAGCTTCAATTGAATCATAGTAAATCCCAATTCGTTTATTAGGGTTTCGAATCGAGACGTTGAGATGTAGATCGTAGTGAAGAGTGTTGTTTTTAGTTGAGAAATCGAATTGAGTTAATGAAGCATCGGAGATATGGAAATTTACCTTGTTTGGACGGAGAACGAACCAGAGGATGAATCCGACGACGGCAATGATGATTAAGAGAGTACAGAGGATTTGGAAGATGCAAGTGCAGATGCAGTTGAAGATACAGCTGCAACAGCAGGTGAATGGATTGCAACAGCAGCCTCCGCCGCCGCCGCCGTGTCCTGGACGGTGGTAGGTTTTTAACGGCGGTTGAATTGAAGGGCCGTAATAAGCTCCGTTCAAGTGGGGCTCCGGCATGACTGAACGGAAAATTGAGAGAAAAAGGGGAAAAAGCAGTTTGAATATTAGTGGAAGAATGTGAAACGATTTTTGTGTgagctaatatatatatatattagggtGTGTGGAACCCAATTTGGGGAGGTTTagtttaaaattacttttttttaaagtattttttcgaaaatataataatttgtattttttcgCGATAGGCATTCAACTATCGTTATTCGTTAGAAAACATATCATTCCGGATGGCCCAGTGATTTTAGCTTATGATTTCCATGTTTGACGTCTCAAGTTTGAAACTTCTTGCTAGCAAAAGCAAGGAATTTGCCTTCTGAGTCGAGCTCATCGCACCAGACTTGCCTAGTgcgaattttcttttttatgtgatttgcgagctattgcataagAGCCGGAGGATTTTACTCGTGTACGCGATCgcgtatttagttcattaggatttAGGTAACACTATgttgataaaatatttgaacaatTATCTCATAAACCCATTGAAAAGACTTAATATATCATGAGGCTACGATATCATGTATACACTCTTATCAATGAGGATTGTGATGAAGTGAAAATACTGTTTCATCCTTAATCAGAAATTTCAAATCAAGTTTTCATAAATTTGAAATCGTCTTTGTTAGAGAGCACGTTACTTGCCTAGCAAATTAATGATAAAGCACTCTTTTAAAcaaggcataatatataaatatgccctttaacttggcttcgaatcacatttatgcccttcaactttgggtgtgcacaagtagacgcttaaacttgtataaagttgaacaaatagacacacatgtcctacatgtcatcctacatgtcaATTTTTGTCCTACATGGTGTCCTACGTGTTTTGTGCCATGTAgaactcatgtgtttatttatttaaaagttaaatagtTAAAGTgcttgtttgtgcattatgaaaattggaggtcaaagttaaaatttgaagtcaagtttagggtccaatatatgtattatgcctttaaaAAACCAAATaacaataaacataaaaatgcaACATTACTTTTTagaactaattaaatgaatgatAATTCAAGCTAAACTACCAAACAATAGAACAATACCATGTCAAAATTCAATTAAACTTAggattaataaataaagaagataaagCATTTATAAACAACTAAGGAGTATCATAAACATTCAAAACAAGAATTGACATTTTATCCAAATATAATTATGCTAATAATGTTAATTacaagggataatgcacaagtaccctctcaacctatgctcgaaatctcatagacacacttatactatattaagatcctattacccccttgaatttattttattaataattttctagcCCTTTTCGGCTTACGTGTCACTATCTTGTGGACCCAACACTGgttaactcttttttttcaagctagtaccacgtaggccgaaaaggaatagaaaattacttataaaataagttcagggtggtaataggaccttagtagtATAAGTGTTTCTGAGATATCAAGCAtatgttgagggggtacttgtgcattttccttaattacaatatatatcCTACTATATGTTACTCCCTCCttccggtattgtttgtcatggtttctatttttagagtcaaactataaaaactttgactatagatatattttttcatcatattaatatgcaaaaaattgtaatttatagtcttttcatatagttttagaatatctattttttaaaaagaaaatcgaattaatgtgatccaattttacctttgaaaattagtcaaattgactctcaataagcgcaacatgacaaacaattccggAAGGAGGGAGTATTATAtactattaataatatcatataacAAGTTATAACTATACTTATGACTCAAATTTTCTCCATTTAAACAAGAAACTAAATTTAAACAAAGTTGACTAAAATAGAAACATATCATGTATTCAACCTTAACCACACTAAAATTTATTGGCATTTCCACAACTCCCTCttaaccatttatttcataaactcacaaatcaaataatataacaCAGCCTTTGAAACTAGGCAGCAACACAAATACAGAAGAATCATCCTCCCTACAATTTTGATTCTTCTGTAttagaaccaaaaaaaaaatcgttccaatcaaaatttattactattaaatcgaaaaaagaaaagaaaaaacccCATCATGGGGAAATTTTGTTGTTGCAATTGTATCTTCAGTTGTGTTTGTGCATGCATTTTTCAGATACTTTGTGCGATTATTGTCATCTTTGGCATCCTTATTCTAGCCATTTGGCTCATTTGGAGACCCAATAAGGTCTATTTCCATGTATCAGATGCCTCATTGGCGAAATTCGACTTCTCTCCATCAACCACTACCCTCGATTA is part of the Solanum lycopersicum chromosome 1, SLM_r2.1 genome and harbors:
- the LOC101262036 gene encoding NDR1/HIN1-like protein 1; protein product: MSDKKCSHHKSKKKKLIRRIFAGVLIFLFLALLTILIVWAVLHPKKPRFILQDTTIFTFNVSAPNIFSTSIQTTIYARNPNSKIGIYYDSMHVYATYHNQQITYYTQIPQVYQGHKDVNIWSPFVYGNNIPIAPYNGPGLSEDQQNGGVWLDFKIDGRVKWKVGSITTGHYHLHVTCSAYVPLGDRPGYGGVMVGNNAVKYQLARDCSVSV
- the LOC101261735 gene encoding NDR1/HIN1-like protein 3 → MPEPHLNGAYYGPSIQPPLKTYHRPGHGGGGGGCCCNPFTCCCSCIFNCICTCIFQILCTLLIIIAVVGFILWFVLRPNKVNFHISDASLTQFDFSTKNNTLHYDLHLNVSIRNPNKRIGIYYDSIEARAMYHGQNFSIVKPDPFYQGHKNTTDLNLVFTGQDSVQLGSEYNIEKDTGVYQIGLRLYLRIRFKFIWIKTKKIKPIINCDLKVPFKGNGTFKRTQCNLDW